The genomic window aaattactGTGTGCTTTGAGCTTGTCTAGTCTGGCCTagcaattataaattaaccATGTAGAAACGAATAAAAAccgtttataaaaaaatatctatccaCCTAtgaatatgaaatttaaaacaagaaaaagatgactttaaaaaaaaaaaaagagcatcaCTTGGCCATACTagttaaatcaaaatttaaaaccatgatattaaacacacaatttaaaaagatttaagcaacaaactattatatttttaatcgtGTCGTTGACACTTATGAAGTAGCTATAGGAACTTTATCacaagcatattaaaaaaaaaaattataaccttgAGTGGTGTAGCTTAACTGGTCAGGTCTTGAGTTTGTTCTCTATAAATCATCAATTGGAGTCTCATAAACAACATGACCACCAAAgatttatataatcgttaacttcaaaACTCGTAGGATTAGTTGAAATAGTAACAAACTCACctgaatatatatacatgaataataataataaataataaaaagttgttCAATCAGTACTATTCCTGTATCTGCAGCCACGAGGACGGATATCTTCCAGCACACGAGGAAAAAAAAGTGCAAAGTTGTGGAAAGAGAtggaactatatatatatttcaccaACAACCTTTATGTAACAAACATGTGACCTTAAATATATAATAGTAGGGCAACAAGCCCACGAGTATGAACACTTGTGTAGACAAGGGAAGGGAAGTTGGCATGATAGATTCATCATagcacatggaaaaaaaaaaaaaaaaacactattttttaagACTCGGCTTGGTGTCCCAAATTCAAACTCGTCGGCTGTTAAATTCAgtcatatttttctaaatatatttttatattgtttttatatattgatttcaagaaataaattttaaaaaatattttttatatataaaaaacaaccggCACAATCAACAGCACCGAAATTGAAATGAACTTTTAAGAAGTCGACACATTTTTCAATTCTGTTTTTGAAAGCTCACAAGTATGAACGCACATTCTTATCCAACCGCGTGCCGCGGCTATCGTATAAACGTGTAAGCAAATTACAGGTGGACCACTGATGACAATCCTTGTCTGTTAGCCTGTCAAATCAAATTATTACAGGTGTGACTACAGGAACCATTGCAGCTTAAAAAGGAATATAaacttttttccttaaaaaacagTCCCGTTGGGAACATGTGGGATTTATTTTTCCAGAAAGTAAAACATTGGAAGTTGCTATCTCTCTAATCCAACATCCTATAGCATGTACTAGCACTGGCTCCAGCGTTTCGTTGtgtgttgaattatttttaaattttttaaaaaaatattaaagatataattttttagataatattattaaatttaattaaatattgtgaTAGTAAAATTTATCAACCTAACTCCTTGTCTAACTCGAATTTCGAATTAAACCGCGTGAGAGCTTATCCAAagtaaattattcaatttaatgggtCAAAAAATAACTTAGATGACCGGTAAAAACATgacatgactttttttaaaaaaatttaagacaatatttttttatattaaaacgatgCTAGATTGGATCGATATTGATCATTCTGCGACCTGGATTATGGACTTCAATAGGTTTaataattctattatttttttaaattaattttgtttaattttatgataacattaGATGCTTTCAAAATCGAACgccaaccctaaaaaaaatatttatttgagatcgtgataactttgtagaaaatagaaaaaaaaaaccatgaattcaatttctcaatcaatccaatattgaatgagtggaataaaaaaacaattagaaaaattaaaggaccagAAACTAAAAAAAGCATATCAAGTTTGATGGGTAAACCCAACTACACCCATGAATTGGGTAACCCAGGTCAACACGTCAAACCGGGTAATGGACTCCATTgggattaataactttttttccctaaactattgtttatttaactatatgataacaaaaataaactatcGCAAATCTAAGCGTCAAACCAAtactgaactttttttttaagatgatgataacctcatagaaagtaaaatgaaacaaattattaaactcgattctcaatcaattcaatatcaaaggatgaaataaaaaaaattatataaaaaaaagaaatcaaactcGCCATACTCTTCAACAAGCCTATggactttttaaaatttaataacatgttttttatgaaaatatttttttaaccatatgataaaaagaaaaataaacaatcatataattaagtttaattagaaaaaaaataccccGCTAAACCCACAAACCAGGACAACCAGAATTACCTCACCAAACTCGCAAACCGGGTCATTATAAGCTATCATAATAGTTGATTACCATATTATACtctaatatagaaaataaagataCTAATCCATCTTAGAAGTTGATTTAAGCACGTTTTGAATTATGAATAGGagatcaaataatataaaaaagataatcttATATAGGACGCCAGCCTATACACCAATTCTAAATTTGGTTCCTAAAactagatttttatgctagatggaAGCATGTTGATAATGAAACTTGGTAGGAGCAATTTGtatggtgtttttctttttcttattttttttaaattgaatttagtAAGTAATAAGAtatcactaattattttttatacattataAAATTTTCTGACTTATTACACTTATAATTACACATGAAAATCTCAAAACACCATACACAATATAGTTGTTGTGATaacatacaaattaatttaagagattattgatgaaaaataagcttaataaataataaaacagtgATTTATCTTGTATTGTTCCATGTTAAAAAAAGAGCttaatgtatgaaaaaaattgaatctggAGTTCTTGAAACAGCTGGTCATTTTAATCATGATTGATTTGATCTATTTTACTGAaaagtttattatataattctatatattGTATTTTGTCATGGTCaaatatcgaaaaataatttatttttttgaaatttattttcttaaaatttatttttttaaaaaaaaattactttccaacaaacaaacaggactaagttaattttatatatgaaaaaggTTTCCTATCCAGTGTATTATTTTGAAGACTTGCATGAAGTTTCCCCTTGGTGTCAATATATTAATAGGGCAAAATTAACTTTTGTGGAGGGGTTGCACTCCCAATTGACATCACATGAAAGGAAAACGAAATTATGGAAGAAAATCAAACACTGACCGAGTCCATAAAAGACTTAAGACTAGCCAGTTGCATAAactaagactttttttttttttcccaaacgAAAGCGATTTCATCCAATAATACTTCGCTAGCATTCTCTGAAAATTCAGCATCAGTGACTCCTTTGACGACCTGGTCAGACAATAGCTAAGAATATAAAAGACGGACTCGTAGGTATTTTAATTTACCCAAAACAGccgtggtaaaaaaaataaacattatacaCTACcagtagatttttttaattgagaaaattagaCGTTACGGTTTGTATTATCAATAACCCATtgaaatgtttaaaaataaatactaataattaacaatttaaTTACATGTCAACGATAATTAATGATGATTACAATGCTTGCTTGTTTAACTTACCTGTAATATACAAGGGATTGGATTCCTGTGTACCCTGAAGTATATTCCAGGtgattgaaaaaatcaatatctgattgttttgttaatgtattttaaaacacTGAAGTATAGTTCCCCTCGAGTCAAGCTACACAGGGGAGATAGTACGTAAGAGCCGAGCGAAGCAGGTTGAATCGAACTGGAGATAGTGGCTTTGTCAGGATGTCTGCCACTTGATCTTTGCTGGAAACAAATGTAACTTTTAAGTGTTTTAGCTGCAACCCTTTCTCTTacagaataaaaattaagttcaacatgttttttttcttgtttttattaacgCGGGTGTTCGAGTTAGCTTGCGTGCATCTTGATTAATTCCACGAGCcatgaaattaacgaccatgtaagtttccagtggctttgaggtttgtgggactcgaactggtaacTTCTAGAAAGTAAACTTAGAGtttgaccagttgagctacaccttTCAAGTTTAAGTTCAACATGTTTAATTCTAGAATATAACACAGGATTAAgacattaacataaaaaaaaaatgtagtaacaacatcaaaattatataataacggtttcatttgtaaattaaaaactcGTGAATAAGACATAActagttgagaaaaaaaacaatatgagatgaaatttaacaataaaatttgtttttttttccttgtttagttatatatataaaacaatcaagCATAAAAAATCTTACCATGAAAGCTGATTTCAGTTTAGTAGTTATGCTATTATATAAATtcagaataaaactaaattcgaTTTGGCAATGAATAAGAGCCCTAACACtaacctttgatttttttaaaaagaattctacaagattatttttttaaatagtttttatgatATGTTTCATTTTCAGTTTTGTATACATTGTTTTTTACAGGGTTTTCTTTTCCATCTAATATAGTTCTTAGTTTTtaccttttataaaaattgactAACAACACAACTTTTCTGAACCATCTTTTTCATGATCACCTTAACATCCAATGAGACACATCGaatgtagataaaaaaaattaatacatccGATACTATATAGAGtttattattgtaaaaacaaatacatttgaatttaaaaatgtttctttataattatcaattctaatttaatttcttcattaaaaaaatatatttaaacattttgattttgattttttcacgtttgatttttatataattttatgaatggGTTTTaccttttcataaaaaataaatatattatgattatttttaataaccttgtcaaaattgtcaaaaaaataaaggtaaaaaacGAATGAATGCATATGTACGTTATAAGAATTAGAAAAtgcattataaatattactttaagagagatgatcaaaatataaaaaaaaaagatatatggaaaaaaagtggaaattaatcataatatatatttctttccttttttctggCCGCACCAACTCTATTTCCTTAACGAAGAtaaatgttagagaataatataaatcatattccaGGATCTcacccaaaagcttaagttattaggttgagatggttctttgacatggtatcagagccttgatgaccaaacggtcacgagttcgaatctcaccattcccatttatttgataaaaattaagcataaagtGATGTTAGTTTGTACAAGTTTCAAACTCAAAAGACTTTCACTTGAAGGaggtattagagaataatataaatcatattttgggacctcacctaaaagtttaagttattaaattgaaattgttttttttgacAACAAATATATTTCCATAAAAACTCTTTCAATATagtaaaagagaaattaaaaaaaaattcccatgaCCACCATCAAACCCAAAATTATGTTCGCTGATTGCACAGCAAGGACAGAGAACTCATGTTATCCCTTGTCgcaaagtagaaaaaatatagataaacaagtaaaactaaaaagaagagaaaatcgGAAGGGTGCCATCCAGCGAACCCATGGCTagtcattaaaagaaaaggtcagCATATTATTTggtgatttgattattttttttattaattttgaaatttatatgtGCAAAATCTTAATGTATAACAAGAGTTGTGTTCACTCAATCATGatgtaattacaaaataaaatctcaaaaatgatttttttggggTAAAAAGCATCTCCAatatcaggtttttttttcttatttaaaaacactattgTTGCTGGAGCATCTCTCATTCAcgttaactcttttttttgttttatttgaatcagCCAGCATTGCAGCGTGAGTTATCGATCTAGTGCTGTCTAGGAGGCGGCTGAAATTTCATTTTACTAGTTTTGTGCACTTTTCTGTGAGGACGTTTTGGGAGACTGCTTATTGTCCTAGGCCTCGGGCCTTCTTAGTGTATATTATtggacctaatttttttttatgttggactgtctgatattatttttattcaagtaaaattaaattttatccgttgaaaaatataatttaattggttATATCTTGCATTTACTCCTTTGAAATCATCAATTCAAGTATTATAAATCTCAAAATCACTGAAAaattacatggttgttaacttcaggacctcgAGGAATTAGTCAAGATGTTTATAAACTGACCCTGACATccacgattaaaaaaaaaaattagatttcgTCCTCTCTGTTTTGGGTTCTGTGGCTGCTTCTCATTCAAATAAGCCATAGATTTCATGAAAtacaataaaagaagaaaaaaatagaatgatgCATTAAGATTTAAAGCTGCTTCAAATTGCAAGAGCAGTAACTTAGAGATATCGTTTCTTTGGCTCATATTTTTGCAGCATGAATTGTGCTATGGGCAGCTGGTTAGCATAGGACTGAAGCCTGCATCTTTCCGATAGATTCACTGTTAAAGTTGGCAAATATTAATATTCTCTTTTGGTTCATCCTCAATGGGAATAGACTTGTGAATTTGAAATTTGGAAACTATAGATTCGATCTCTATCAAACATGGTCCGTCTGAGATTTTATTGAATGAAGAATGTAAAACGACTATTTTCATAATTCCATGATACAGCTAAAAGCTCTGAAAGATATTTTAGAACAAAAGAACCCTGGCCCTGGGCAACAAATTAAAGACTTCCAAGGTGGcggagaaattattttttaactataagaAGCAAGGTTTACTCTTAGATAACCCACAGACTCAACACATTTTCACCATCAAACTAAACAGACACCAAGAAAAACATGATCAGACAGAGTAAACGACGGCCAGCACATAAAGACTTGACAACAATGACATTTTCAAGCAAGGATCTCCTCAATGGGCTTAGTTTCTAATTTGGCCGTCTCCAAATCTGTCAGCTGCTGCTCCTCAGCCAACTTCTTTTTCTTGGCTATCTCAATGACCTTGCTCATCTTCCTCCTATACATCTCAGCAAATGTTATTGGCTCGTCTAGCACCGACTTCTCGCCCTCTCTAATCTTGAGAGGGTATACTGTAGCATCTTGTGCTGGGTTCTGGAATGTGGCTATGGACAACCTGCTAGAGTTTGAGTTCACCACAGCTTGGTGGTCTGCGTTCCTGAATCTTCCATTGCTAAGATACTGCCTCACAAACATACCATTTAGTTTTAGTACAATTAATTACGGGTAGTAGTGCTGGTATTTAACCCAGCTCAACATTCACGTCAATTTCATTAACAagaaatattttagtttcataCTCACATGACCATGGTCTCCGAGATTGACCACAAAAGCACCTTCAACAGGTTGAACGGTGATCCAAGTCTTTCCGTTATCTCTAGTGGCCTGAAGACCACCAACGGTGTCCTGGAGCAAGAGGGTGATGGTGCCGGGATCAGTATGGCGTTTGAGTCCAAGTGTAAGTTCTGGTTGTGGACATTTTGGATAGAAATTGACCACCACCTTTTGGTCCATGTCAACACAAGCCTTAGTTAAGGCCTCTGTTTCTAATCCCATAGCCTCTGATAAGACCCCAATAAGCTTGCAAGCAAGTTCCATTAGCTTCTTACTGTATTCCTCGGTCACTGCTTTCCATGCCTGTGGCTTGTCAGGCCACCTTGAATAGTCTCTGGTGCGAATTGGGTACGAGAAGAAGGTCACTATTTCACGCCAGTCTTGAACTGCCTCTCCCTGTTTTATAAGATCATAAATCAGGATATTGATTTGATATTAGTCCTGTCTACTATCTTCAAAGCACTTAGAAGACATAATATACTAAAAGATTCATGTGCCTGTTTATATAGATACAAAACATCGTGTTTTAAAGCAGTATATTGACAGTTCAGCTCTTGACACAAATTGACAGTTCAGCTCTTGACACAAAAAGATACAAGGGCAGTAGAGGAGGGGTGAGGTTAATTTTTCACTGGGGTGCATTTGACATTGAAAAGATAGTTGAGGAGAAAATGGTCAACACAAGTTTTGGTGGGACTGCAGACCATGGGAGCGGGCACCTGGCGCTAGCGCTACCCATGCAAGGACAATTGGTGCTTGGGTTGCCTGGCCCTTGCGTGGGGCAGACCTGAGCGCCACATGGTGCTTGGGTCTTGGTAAAAGGGTCGATTGACTATGGCAGCCCCAACGCCACGTGGTGCTAAGGCAGCCCAATCGTCAGGTTTTCGTTTctcattgttattataatattattacttataataaaaatactaatatttataccacaactgaaaatatttttagtattcatattattaattataaataaaataataatatttatagcacaaataatactattttttatatgaatattttaaattttaataaaagtaataatacttttaacgcaaatactattcattataataaaataataatatttgtaacaccaattatactatttttaatagtaatacttttaattataagaaaaattaaaatatttataacacaaattatactatttttactattaatactttaaattataataaaaatagttataacacaaataatactatttttgatattaatacttttaattataataaaaattaaaatatttaaaatccttTATCAAGACCCGTTAGAATTGGGTCACGCAAGACCCATTGAGCTTGGGTGCTAATGCCGGACCCAAGACAATGAGTCCTACTTCAAACCCAAGCGGCAGGTGCACCACATTGAGCGGGCGCGGGGTGGCTCACCCTAAGCGACCGCCATCGCCATGAGGCGCTCAGGTATGTATGTGGGCGTGCGCTGCTTGGTTCACCCCAAGCACCCCTAAGCGCCACCCAACGCTCGAGTTTGCGTGCCAGGGATGCGCTTGAGCAGGGCCACCCAAGCGCCAGGCGTGCGCTTgctattgttattatattatgattacttataataaaaatactaatatttatacgacaaatgataatatttttagtattcatattattaattataaataaaataataatatttatagcacaaataataatattttttatatgaatattttaaattttaataaaaataataatatttttaacgcaaatactattcattataataaaataataatatttgtaacaCCAACTATACTATTTTTAAGagtaatacttttaattataataaaaattaaaatatttaaaatccttCATCAAGACTCATTAGAATTGGGTCACGCAAGACCCATTGAGATAGGGATATGACGCCGGACCCAAGACAATCGGGTCCTTTCTCAGACCCAAGATAATCAAGCCCTTTGCCGTGATCCAATCACGCTGTCTCTCCCCAAGCCACCCCCATCGCCACGTGGCGCTCGGGTATGTACGTGGGGCGGACGCGGCCTGACTCACCCAAGCGCCATAAGGCGCTCGGGTCAGATTGCTAGGGAAGGGTCGACTAGTGCCACGT from Populus trichocarpa isolate Nisqually-1 chromosome 5, P.trichocarpa_v4.1, whole genome shotgun sequence includes these protein-coding regions:
- the LOC18099191 gene encoding naringenin,2-oxoglutarate 3-dioxygenase, giving the protein MGPSTLTALAEEKTLQASFVRDEDERPKVAYNQFSNEIPVISIAGIDDGGEKRAEICNKIVEACEEWGVFQIVDHGVDAKLVSEMTTLAKEFFALPPEEKLRFDMSGGKKGGFIVSSHLQGEAVQDWREIVTFFSYPIRTRDYSRWPDKPQAWKAVTEEYSKKLMELACKLIGVLSEAMGLETEALTKACVDMDQKVVVNFYPKCPQPELTLGLKRHTDPGTITLLLQDTVGGLQATRDNGKTWITVQPVEGAFVVNLGDHGHYLSNGRFRNADHQAVVNSNSSRLSIATFQNPAQDATVYPLKIREGEKSVLDEPITFAEMYRRKMSKVIEIAKKKKLAEEQQLTDLETAKLETKPIEEILA